From one Lolium rigidum isolate FL_2022 chromosome 4, APGP_CSIRO_Lrig_0.1, whole genome shotgun sequence genomic stretch:
- the LOC124705352 gene encoding F-box/FBD/LRR-repeat protein At1g13570-like — MDHEFSPAKTCKSVADEDIITNLPEALKDKILCCLPIKYAVRTCLLSRSWRYTWASMTELMFRRSDFASGNGNEKDDACRFLKFTDMFLSLHNGPILKFGLNTQGIEMLSTGGHIYRWMLKLSRNGIKEIHLRTSVLDRYKIPSCFFSCDRLEHVYLRACILTRGNSLEDLVASCPNLEQLHLSKLISMNHINIHSTKLKMLTIEGHFQHLNLHTPYLTSAVIKLNLKPDTNDALTARCNFNLSQFIASLSDVENIRLHGRILECVEHEFLIRKPQKLFNRLTDISLEINLGNPKEANLALFLFSNASDLRFICLKLNSRNSVVPPVHFWESIDSHVCLFQNVHAVGMINFTGSFAELGFLKLLLEDAPVLRKVKIRNKGLDRNVLKNLLKMRRTSKEAEIVIL, encoded by the exons ATGGACCACGAATTTTCCCCAGCGAAGACATGCAAATCTGTTGCAGATGAAGATATAATCACCAACCTACCGGAGGCTCTCAAAGACAAAATCCTGTGCTGCTTGCCAATAAAATATGCTGTTCGAACTTGCCTCTTGTCAAGGAGTTGGAGGTACACATGGGCTTCAATGACCGAACTGATGTTCAGGAGATCTGACTTTGCTTCAGGAAATGGCAATGAGAAAGATGATGCATGCAGGTTTCTTAAGTTCACTGATATGTTTCTCTCCCTGCACAATGGCCCAATTCTGAAGTTTGGACTGAATACCCAAGGGATTGAAATGCTATCCACTGGAGGACACATTTACCGTTGGATGCTTAAGCTTTCAAGAAATGGAATTAAGGAAATTCATCTTAGGACAAGTGTACTTGACCGTTACAAGATCCCATCTTGCTTTTTCTCCTGTGATAGACTAGAACATGTGTACCTGCGAGCTTGTATTTTGACGCGAGGAAACAGTTTAGAGGATTTAGTCGCGAGTTGCCCAAATTTGGAGCAACTTCACCTTTCTAAGTTGATCAGCATGAACCATATCAATATTCATTCAACAAAGCTCAAGATGCTAACAATTGAAGGCCATTTTCAACACCTCAATCTGCATACTCCATATCTTACTTCGGCAGTCATCAAACTGAATCTGAAACCTGACACGAATGATGCTTTGACAGCCAGATGCAACTTCAATCTTTCCCAATTTATTGCTTCTCTTTCAGATGTTGAGAACATTAGACTTCATGGGCGGATCTTGGAG TGTGTAGAACATGAATTCCTGATTCGCAAGCCACAGAAACTATTCAACCGTCTGACAGACATAAGCCTGGAGATCAATCTTGGTAATCCGAAGGAGGCAAATCTTGCTCTCTTCTTATTTAGCAATGCCTCCGACCTGCGATTTATCTGTCTGAAG CTCAATTCCAGGAATTCCGTGGTACCCCCGGTGCATTTCTGGGAATCAATAGATAGTCATGTATGTCTCTTCCAGAACGTTCATGCAGTTGGTATGATCAACTTCACTGGATCCTTTGCAGAGCTAGGCTTCTTGAAGCTTTTACTTGAAGATGCACCGGTGCTAAGAAAAGTGAAAATACGCAACAAGGGATTGGACAGAAATGTCCTCAAGAATCTCCTGAAGATGAGAAGAACATCAAAAGAGGCAGAAATAGTGATTCTTTGA
- the LOC124707903 gene encoding uncharacterized protein LOC124707903, whose amino-acid sequence MALSHPHLAVLLALCAFAMARPAVGANVSITTCRSFCGNITVDYPFALHPGCGHAGFRDLLFCIDRVLMLHLPSGSYRVLDIDYAYRGLTLHDPAMSDCRAIDRSPAGRGNGFVVEPWRAPFLAPDPDNVFLLLGCRASSPLFQGFPDRHLPCRNVSGMGCADYYGCPAWDDYYDDGRRRPSGATAVPPECCAVSWGAIRSVNVSRLQCEGYSSAYSLAPVRAAEGAGGWAYGIRVAWQLPEANRGFCGACRATGGVCGHDEGSHADLCLCGDWNSTSNCDSSSDSARSSAAAPGTAAASLFLAVLVSGLSSLWWYGSIANM is encoded by the exons ATGGCGCTATCACACCCGCACCTAGCCGTCCTGCTCGCTCTGTGCGCATTCGCCATGGCGCGGCCGGCCGTCGGCGCCAACGTGTCGATCACGACGTGCCGGTCCTTCTGCGGCAACATCACGGTGGACTACCCGTTCGCGCTCCACCCGGGGTGCGGCCACGCCGGGTTCCGCGACCTGCTCTTCTGCATCGACCGCGTGCTCATGCTGCACCTCCCCTCGGGCTCCTACCGCGTCCTCGACATCGACTACGCCTACCGCGGCCTCACCCTGCACGACCCGGCCATGTCTGACTGCCGCGCCATCGATCGCTCCCCGGCCGGCCGCGGCAACGGCTTCGTCGTCGAGCCGTGGCGCGCGCCGTTCCTGGCGCCCGACCCGGACAACGTGTTCCTCCTCCTCGGCTGCCGCGCCAGCTCGCCGCTCTTCCAGGGCTTCCCCGACCGCCACCTGCCGTGCCGGAACGTGTCCGGGATGGGCTGCGCCGACTACTACGGCTGCCCCGCGTGGGACGACTACTACGACGACGGGCGCCGGAGGCCCTCGGGGGCGACGGCCGTGCCGCCCGAGTGCTGCGCGGTGTCGTGGGGCGCCATCAGGTCGGTGAACGTCAGCCGGCTCCAGTGCGAGGGGTACAGCAGCGCCTACAGCCTCGCCCCGGTGCGCGCGGCGGAGGGGGCCGGAGGGTGGGCGTACGGCATCCGGGTGGCGTGGCAGCTGCCGGAGGCCAACCGGGGGTTCTGCGGCGCGTGCCGCGCCACGGGCGGGGTGTGCGGGCACGACGAGGGGAGCCACGCCGACCTGTGCCTCTGCGGCGACTGGAACTCCACCTCCAACTGCGACTCCTCGTCGGACTCCGCGCGGTCCAGCGCCGCGGCGCCTGGCACCGCCGCTGCGTCTCTCTTCTTGGCAGTTCTTGTCTCAG GATTGTCTTCTCTCTGGTGGTACGGATCAATAGCAAATATGTGA